A genomic window from Lineus longissimus chromosome 17, tnLinLong1.2, whole genome shotgun sequence includes:
- the LOC135501404 gene encoding uncharacterized protein LOC135501404, translating to MLANSCLVVFLLSQVKLAAGVTTKCISPKPIAFWPLDGTHQTNDVSGYNHHATPFGVSVSTGFNNIANAAYEFQGNTNSYLKITRTPMLDVGATGSFSYAAMVYPTSNTGCFIEWPVAGAIGPYIWNFPGKCVLIYWNARPGESGAATNINNKPALTLSKWTFLGVVYDYGTGTMRITLDTTTTTLVLSKVKGYTNVPEVYIGKRPFGAYASSSYYKGKMANVMLWNQALTEDEMMKIKDFDEKKVVRVATSNNAFTGYKPFINKASDRTIVSSAVIGTQTENNAILCAIACINKSQTCVTIGYAKATRECKMSEKKFESGVTDEALAGSVIYEISADC from the exons ATGTTAGCAAACAGCTGCCTCGTCGTATTCCTTCTTTCGCAGGTGAAACTTGCCGCAG GGGTAACAACAAAATGCATTTCACCAAAGCCAATCGCTTTCTGGCCGCTAGATGGCACTCACCAAACCAATGACGTAAGCGGATACAACCACCACGCAACTCCGTTTGGCGTTTCCGTTTCCACCGGTTTCAACAACATTGCGAACGCGGCGTATGAGTTCCAAGGAAACACCAACTCCTATCTTAAGATCACCAGAACCCCAATGCTCGACGTTGGGGCAACCGGATCTTTCTCCTACGCGGCGATGGTGTACCCTACATCCAACACAGGTTGCTTCATCGAGTGGCCGGTCGCCGGTGCAATTGGGCCGTACATTTGGAACTTCCCTGGCAAGTGTGTCCTGATCTACTGGAATGCCCGGCCTGGCGAATCCGGCGCTGCCACCAACATTAACAACAAACCGGCACTCACTCTCAGCAAGTGGACGTTCCTGGGTGTTGTCTACGACTACGGGACGGGCACGATGCGGATAACCCTGGACACAACCACCACGACCCTAGTACTCTCCAAGGTCAAAGGGTATACAAATGTTCCAGAAGTCTACATTGGGAAGAGGCCGTTTGGTGCATACGCTTCCTCGAGCTACTATAAAG GCAAGATGGCGAATGTGATGCTGTGGAACCAGGCTTTGACCGAAGATGAGATGATGAAGATTAAAGACTTCGATGAAAAGAAAGTAGTTCGGGTGGCGACATCGAACAACGCCTTCACAGGCT ACAAACCATTTATCAACAAAGCCTCTGATAGGACGATTGTCTCGTCGGCTGTGATTGGTACTCAGACTGAGAACAACGCGATCCTGTGTGCCATTGCCTGCATAAATAAGAGTCAGACCTGTGTTACCATAGGATACGCGAAAGCAACCAGGGAGTGTAAAATGAGCGAAAAGAAGTTCGAATCTGGAGTCACTGATGAGGCATTGGCTGGATCAGTGATCTATGAGATTTCCGCGGACTGTTAG